The following are encoded together in the Arcobacter aquimarinus genome:
- a CDS encoding TonB-dependent receptor domain-containing protein — MKLRIASSVAALLVAQASVLADDTTKLEEITVTTAAGYEQKLVDAPASISVITQEDLQKKPYANLLDAVKDVEGVDIGESTDKSGQGTVSMRGMGSDYTLVLIDGKRQNNNGDIYPNDFGGLQFANIPPISMIERVEVVRGPMSTLYGADAMGGVINIITKKISKEWTGAISHSRTFQTDSSWGNKDTTDVSIMGPLIENKLGLSLRGSFYDNEESNPEWAKATFNGADASKNNNSFGANGKTMDNQNWTFGAGLTFTPNDAHTIKADFDIAKQKYDNTNASVGTVDSYQTIYTNQRVGYAPIQRMEREQYSLSWEANWDLGKSTVGIHHIESQNLGRSLPLSAEERLYIKNNKPGWGNLAGAMNDPYFVDLMPRPKRTLESKNTTYSAKYELPLNNHFLVVGAEYLDAQMKDGVFGMSEGKTNGKKEYGQYSVFAEDSWSIIDPLTLTFGGRYDKHEDFGSHVSPRVYATYTVNDNWTVKGGVATGYKTPKTSDLQEGITGFGGQGTSPFIGNPDLKPEESLSKEIAVYYEHPNKHNFNVTLFQNDFKDKIESTDVTSSAGSKWEDVSSSYGTLSQKQNVGKAEILGLEVSGKYFILDNLSLKANWTYMDSEIESNDPSTNGKPLRSSPKHMYNATLDYQATTKFNTYLQYSGEVDRFNIRYADSTSGNYKDLYYKDYSIWNLGASYKVDKNLTFNGRVNNLFDKDFMEYDAVAQGSGRTPYYYEQYSNISAGRNFWLSANYTF; from the coding sequence ATGAAATTAAGAATTGCAAGTTCTGTAGCAGCATTATTAGTTGCACAAGCATCAGTTTTAGCTGATGATACTACAAAATTAGAAGAGATTACAGTTACAACTGCTGCTGGATATGAGCAAAAATTAGTTGATGCGCCTGCGTCTATATCTGTTATAACTCAAGAAGATTTACAAAAGAAACCATACGCAAATTTATTAGATGCCGTTAAAGATGTTGAAGGTGTTGATATTGGTGAAAGTACTGATAAATCAGGACAAGGAACAGTTAGTATGAGAGGTATGGGTTCTGATTATACACTTGTTTTAATTGATGGTAAAAGACAAAATAATAATGGAGATATTTATCCAAATGATTTTGGTGGTTTACAATTTGCAAATATTCCTCCTATTTCTATGATTGAAAGAGTTGAGGTTGTAAGAGGACCTATGTCTACACTTTATGGTGCTGATGCTATGGGTGGAGTTATAAATATTATTACAAAAAAAATATCGAAAGAGTGGACAGGAGCAATCAGTCATAGTAGAACTTTCCAAACTGATAGTTCATGGGGAAATAAAGATACTACAGATGTTTCTATCATGGGACCACTTATTGAAAATAAATTAGGTCTTAGTTTAAGAGGTAGTTTTTATGATAATGAAGAATCAAATCCTGAATGGGCAAAAGCAACTTTCAATGGAGCTGATGCTAGTAAAAACAATAATAGTTTTGGTGCAAATGGTAAAACTATGGATAACCAAAACTGGACTTTTGGTGCAGGATTGACATTTACTCCAAACGATGCTCATACTATAAAAGCTGATTTTGATATTGCAAAACAAAAATATGATAATACAAATGCAAGTGTAGGAACAGTTGATAGTTATCAAACTATTTATACAAATCAAAGAGTTGGATATGCTCCAATTCAAAGAATGGAAAGAGAACAATACTCTTTATCTTGGGAAGCTAACTGGGATTTGGGAAAAAGTACAGTTGGAATTCATCATATTGAATCACAAAACTTAGGAAGAAGTTTACCTTTAAGTGCAGAAGAGAGATTGTATATTAAAAATAACAAACCAGGATGGGGAAATTTAGCTGGTGCAATGAATGATCCATATTTTGTTGATTTAATGCCAAGACCAAAAAGAACTTTAGAATCAAAAAATACAACATATAGTGCAAAATATGAACTTCCTTTAAATAATCACTTTTTAGTTGTTGGTGCTGAATATTTAGATGCTCAAATGAAAGATGGTGTATTTGGTATGAGTGAAGGTAAAACTAACGGGAAAAAAGAGTATGGTCAATATTCTGTTTTTGCAGAAGATAGTTGGAGTATAATAGACCCATTAACTCTTACTTTTGGAGGAAGATATGATAAACATGAAGATTTTGGAAGTCATGTTAGTCCTAGAGTATATGCAACTTATACAGTAAATGATAATTGGACAGTAAAAGGAGGAGTTGCAACAGGGTATAAAACTCCTAAAACATCTGATTTACAAGAGGGAATAACAGGATTTGGAGGACAAGGTACATCTCCATTTATTGGAAATCCTGATTTAAAACCTGAAGAGAGTTTAAGTAAAGAGATTGCAGTTTATTATGAACACCCAAATAAACATAACTTTAATGTAACTTTATTCCAAAATGATTTTAAGGATAAAATTGAAAGTACAGATGTTACATCATCAGCTGGTTCAAAATGGGAAGATGTAAGTTCAAGTTATGGAACACTTAGTCAAAAACAAAATGTTGGAAAAGCAGAAATTTTAGGATTAGAAGTTTCAGGAAAATATTTTATTTTAGACAATTTATCATTAAAAGCAAACTGGACATATATGGATTCTGAGATTGAATCAAATGATCCATCAACAAACGGAAAACCTTTAAGAAGTAGTCCAAAACATATGTATAATGCTACTTTAGATTATCAAGCAACAACTAAGTTTAATACATATTTACAATATTCAGGAGAAGTTGATAGATTTAATATAAGATATGCTGATTCTACATCTGGAAATTATAAAGATTTATATTATAAAGACTACTCAATTTGGAATTTAGGAGCTTCTTACAAAGTTGATAAAAATTTAACATTTAATGGAAGAGTTAATAACTTATTTGATAAAGATTTTATGGAATATGATGCAGTGGCTCAGGGTTCTGGAAGAACACCATATTACTATGAACAATACAGTAATATCAGTGCTGGTAGAAACTTTTGGTTAAGTGCTAACTATACTTTCTAA
- a CDS encoding sensor histidine kinase, which translates to MKILDLKNYSLITKVLIAFFIITFLSISIRTALAQPKIKEKNFKDDINFVTKSLLITKDLFLEEKKIEEMKNSLIKNLSYKTTEIKFLYLDNFKNDIFIEEVNINNNVFVIWYLKLNISKNNKNLFLKLSIEKDEIENKNSISILILFLLPETLVAIFLSISLLFIIFKRMLNNIELLNKQLSKSLEEKETLLKEVHHRVKNNLALTISLIELQEEEIKDIKTKKTLNEIQERIFTMELLHRKLYESEDLNKISFKDYIEDLINSIKISYDKGDEILINPQIEDIFLTIENAMPYGLILNELITNAFKYAFLDIFNPTIYIKITKTNNILTLIIKDNGKGLKKDYKSLFDKTLGLKLVNNIVKLQLQGEITYSFENGAKFLIEGKIKE; encoded by the coding sequence ATGAAAATTCTTGATTTAAAGAATTATTCTTTAATCACAAAAGTTTTAATTGCTTTTTTTATAATCACTTTTTTATCAATATCAATTAGAACAGCCCTTGCTCAACCTAAAATAAAAGAAAAAAATTTTAAAGATGATATAAATTTTGTCACAAAATCTCTTTTAATTACAAAAGATTTATTTTTAGAAGAAAAAAAGATAGAAGAGATGAAAAATAGCCTAATTAAAAATCTCTCTTACAAAACTACAGAGATTAAGTTTTTATACTTGGATAACTTTAAAAATGATATTTTCATTGAAGAAGTTAATATAAACAATAATGTTTTTGTCATTTGGTATTTAAAACTTAATATTTCAAAAAATAATAAAAATCTTTTTCTAAAATTAAGTATAGAAAAAGATGAAATAGAAAATAAAAATAGTATTTCTATTTTAATTCTTTTTTTACTTCCTGAAACTTTAGTAGCTATTTTTTTAAGTATCTCTCTTCTTTTTATTATTTTTAAAAGAATGTTAAACAATATTGAATTACTAAATAAACAACTTAGCAAATCATTAGAAGAGAAAGAGACTTTACTAAAAGAAGTTCATCATAGAGTAAAAAATAATCTTGCCTTAACTATTAGTTTAATTGAACTTCAAGAAGAAGAGATTAAAGATATTAAAACTAAAAAAACCCTAAATGAAATACAAGAAAGAATATTTACTATGGAATTATTACATAGAAAACTATATGAATCTGAAGATTTGAATAAAATTTCTTTTAAAGATTATATTGAAGATTTAATAAACTCTATTAAAATTTCTTACGATAAAGGGGATGAAATATTAATAAATCCTCAAATAGAAGATATTTTTTTAACTATAGAAAATGCCATGCCTTATGGACTTATCTTAAATGAACTTATAACAAATGCTTTTAAATATGCTTTTTTAGATATATTTAATCCTACTATTTATATAAAAATAACAAAAACTAATAATATTTTAACTTTAATTATCAAAGATAATGGAAAAGGTTTAAAAAAAGATTATAAAAGTCTTTTTGATAAAACATTAGGTCTAAAACTTGTTAATAATATTGTAAAATTACAGCTTCAAGGAGAGATAACTTATAGTTTTGAAAATGGAGCAAAATTTTTGATAGAAGGTAAAATAAAAGAGTGA
- a CDS encoding response regulator has translation MSSNLYTKKDFDILIVEDEPILAMAMESKLKKMGFNVSGISTTPDTAILYANNHNLDLAIVDINLNASKTGIDVANYFWKNFNIPIIFLTAYSNDKILNEAMEAEPYAYLLKPCRNEELKVAINTTMHKHQFFFKNKNLLTHTKDEFIFIEENMKFNKITLELYINNKLFKLTKTEKKLFEILALNGGKTVSFNTIFNFVYREDVYDLSKLRSLIYRLKTRLGFNPFENMYEEGYRLNMVKNNENS, from the coding sequence TTGTCAAGTAATTTATATACAAAAAAAGATTTTGATATATTAATTGTTGAAGATGAGCCTATTTTAGCTATGGCTATGGAATCAAAACTAAAAAAAATGGGATTTAATGTAAGTGGAATCTCAACAACACCTGACACAGCAATACTTTATGCAAATAATCATAATCTTGATTTAGCAATAGTTGATATAAATTTAAATGCTTCTAAAACAGGTATTGATGTTGCAAATTACTTTTGGAAGAATTTCAACATTCCAATAATCTTTTTAACAGCCTATTCAAACGATAAAATATTAAATGAAGCGATGGAAGCTGAACCTTATGCTTATTTATTAAAACCTTGTAGAAATGAAGAATTAAAAGTTGCAATAAATACAACCATGCATAAACATCAATTTTTCTTTAAAAATAAAAATTTATTAACTCATACAAAAGATGAATTTATTTTTATAGAAGAAAATATGAAATTTAATAAAATTACATTAGAACTTTATATAAATAATAAACTCTTTAAACTAACAAAAACTGAAAAAAAACTCTTTGAGATTCTAGCTTTAAATGGTGGTAAAACAGTAAGTTTTAATACTATTTTCAATTTTGTTTATAGAGAAGATGTGTATGATTTATCCAAACTCCGTTCACTAATTTATAGGCTTAAAACACGTCTTGGATTTAATCCTTTTGAAAATATGTATGAAGAAGGATATAGATTAAATATGGTAAAAAATAATGAAAATTCTTGA
- a CDS encoding TolC family protein, with translation MHLIFKYMFFLFFLFFCGCSYKQFDENIKNSNLPKNFNEKAEIKIDENWLLSLNDNQLIEFINKALNNNYELKKLFYDIKIKEQELISSNSSFFPTLDLSVNSSKDGDFNGNDNSSSSKISLDLKYELDIWGKLSDASKISNMNLLQTKALFQEGKQKLISDVAIAYFEIIEANNLLDLYEKNLETSKKYYDLIFSRYKQGISEALDTMLAKNSIFTQQSKIASLKTIKSQAIYKLEQLLGEYPKGKLDIKKSLPVLKDKINVGIPSQIIERKPTITASWNALLSKNYELAFTHKQRLPSFSISSSIENIKNDGIASTWSLLAGMTTPIFNAGKLKANEEVAYFELKKAELDYLDTLYNSFVEIESFLQEEKNLKEEYEILKNTKENAFNSLNLSTNQYLKGLVEYTTVLDSQESFYNSQVSLIQIEKLIIENRINLQKTLGIELISEQIKE, from the coding sequence GTGCATTTAATATTTAAATATATGTTTTTTCTATTTTTTCTTTTCTTTTGTGGCTGTAGTTATAAGCAATTTGATGAAAATATTAAAAATTCAAATTTACCAAAAAATTTTAATGAAAAAGCAGAAATAAAAATTGATGAAAATTGGTTGTTAAGTTTAAATGATAATCAATTAATTGAATTTATAAATAAAGCTTTAAACAACAATTATGAATTAAAAAAACTTTTTTATGATATTAAAATAAAAGAACAAGAGTTAATTTCTTCAAATAGTTCTTTTTTTCCAACATTAGATTTAAGTGTAAATAGTTCTAAAGATGGAGATTTTAATGGAAATGATAATTCATCTTCTTCAAAAATATCTTTAGATTTAAAATATGAATTAGATATTTGGGGAAAATTATCAGATGCAAGTAAAATATCAAATATGAATTTATTGCAAACAAAAGCTTTATTTCAAGAAGGGAAACAAAAACTAATAAGTGATGTTGCTATTGCATATTTTGAAATTATAGAAGCTAATAATCTTTTAGATTTATATGAAAAAAATCTTGAAACTTCTAAAAAATATTATGATTTAATCTTTTCAAGATATAAACAAGGAATAAGTGAAGCTTTAGATACTATGCTTGCAAAAAATAGTATTTTTACGCAACAAAGTAAAATAGCTAGTTTAAAAACAATAAAATCACAAGCTATATATAAATTAGAACAACTTTTAGGTGAATATCCAAAAGGAAAACTAGATATTAAAAAAAGTTTACCAGTTTTAAAAGATAAAATAAATGTAGGAATTCCCTCACAAATTATTGAAAGAAAACCAACAATAACAGCAAGTTGGAATGCTCTTTTATCAAAAAATTACGAATTAGCTTTTACGCACAAACAAAGATTACCAAGTTTTAGCATTTCAAGTTCAATTGAAAACATAAAAAATGATGGAATAGCTTCAACTTGGTCATTACTTGCAGGAATGACTACGCCTATTTTTAATGCTGGAAAATTAAAAGCAAATGAAGAAGTAGCTTATTTTGAATTAAAAAAAGCCGAACTTGATTATTTAGATACTTTATATAATTCATTTGTGGAAATAGAGAGTTTTTTACAAGAAGAAAAAAATTTAAAAGAAGAGTATGAAATATTAAAAAATACTAAAGAGAATGCTTTTAATTCTTTGAATTTATCTACAAATCAATATCTAAAAGGTTTAGTTGAATATACGACAGTTTTAGATTCTCAAGAGAGTTTTTATAATTCTCAAGTTTCATTAATTCAAATAGAAAAATTAATAATAGAAAATAGAATAAATCTACAAAAAACTTTAGGGATAGAACTTATCTCTGAGCAAATTAAGGAGTAA
- a CDS encoding efflux RND transporter periplasmic adaptor subunit: MKKFLKISIPLVIITATAIMIYIIFANPPQMKKEITKVSKIQVEVKNLNKEKFQVFLDSYGTAQASTKTTLTSQVSGKIIFINENFKNGGYFKKGDLLVQIEDEDYKADVKIANAQLILAKQTLLEEQAKAKQAKEDWKKFNIDEKPDDLVLRVPQLQSAIATVEAKEADLQKAKLNLNRTKILAPYDGRVIEKSISIAQVISNNAQIGTIFSNDNIEVRLPIKNKDLNLIDINLGAKVEFISQLSNKIYEGKIVRSESTIDENTKQLYLIAQIDENISNLKIGEYLKAKIEAKKLENVIIIPNETIYQSSYVYVQKDGILEKRVIEISWQNDEYAVISNGLKENDNLILTTLGSVKSGTKVEIINKENKGQKQ; this comes from the coding sequence ATGAAGAAATTTCTAAAAATCTCTATACCATTAGTTATCATAACAGCAACAGCTATTATGATATATATAATTTTTGCAAATCCTCCTCAAATGAAAAAGGAGATTACAAAAGTTTCAAAAATCCAAGTTGAAGTAAAAAATCTGAATAAAGAGAAATTTCAAGTTTTTCTTGATAGTTATGGAACAGCACAGGCTTCAACAAAAACAACTTTGACTTCACAAGTATCTGGAAAAATTATTTTTATAAATGAAAATTTTAAAAATGGTGGATACTTTAAAAAAGGTGATTTATTAGTTCAAATTGAGGATGAAGATTATAAAGCTGATGTAAAAATAGCAAATGCCCAACTTATTTTGGCAAAACAGACACTTTTGGAAGAACAAGCTAAAGCAAAACAAGCAAAAGAAGATTGGAAAAAATTTAATATTGATGAAAAACCAGATGATTTGGTTTTAAGAGTTCCTCAACTTCAATCAGCAATTGCAACAGTTGAAGCAAAAGAAGCTGATTTACAAAAAGCAAAATTAAATCTAAATAGAACAAAAATTTTAGCTCCTTATGATGGTCGTGTAATAGAAAAAAGTATTTCAATTGCACAAGTTATCTCAAATAATGCTCAAATTGGAACTATTTTTTCAAATGATAATATAGAAGTTAGACTTCCAATAAAAAATAAAGATTTAAATCTTATTGATATAAATTTAGGTGCAAAAGTTGAATTCATATCTCAATTATCAAATAAAATTTATGAAGGAAAAATAGTAAGAAGTGAAAGTACAATTGATGAAAACACAAAACAGTTATATCTAATAGCACAAATAGATGAAAATATTTCTAATCTTAAAATAGGTGAATATTTAAAAGCAAAAATTGAGGCTAAAAAACTAGAAAATGTGATTATTATACCAAATGAAACTATTTATCAAAGTTCTTATGTATATGTACAAAAAGATGGAATTTTAGAAAAAAGAGTTATTGAAATATCTTGGCAAAATGATGAATATGCAGTTATTTCAAATGGATTAAAAGAAAATGATAATTTAATATTAACAACTTTAGGAAGTGTAAAATCAGGAACAAAAGTTGAAATAATAAATAAAGAGAATAAAGGGCAGAAACAATGA
- a CDS encoding efflux RND transporter permease subunit, producing MIAWFARNSVAANLLMVTILAFGLFSLFKLIPLEIFPTIEKDEVTISMSLKGATPEDVESSLTIRIEESIADLEGIKQIKSTSSEGKSSVKVEIDKGYDAKVLLAEIKNRVDAINTFPSEADKAVIEQTIRKRDVMVVTLSSDYDEREIREYAQEIRDSIVQLDGVTQAELTGVRDFEISIEISQDTLIQYDLTIEDISNAINNSSLDLSSGNLKTTNGDVLVRIKSQAYTKDEFESIIVKRNSDGSIVLLKDIANVNDGFEETPIRSRLNGKNSVFIDIYRVGNESAIAVANAVKKYIQDKQSSLPQGYELSYWDDDSQIVKNRLSILLSSAVQGSILIIILLTLFLRPVIAFWVFIGIPISFAGAFFLMPVFDVTLNNLSLFGFILVLGIVVDDAIVTGENIYTHLKKSPSGEMAAINGTIEVARPVTFGVLTTIAAFVPLAFVEGDRSTLFTQIPYVVIPVLIFSLIESKFILPAHLKHIKLRQEKNKTSKLEEFQHKFADGFERLILKYYKPILNLAINNKFTTITIFMSMLTLIVAFSLGGWTKFIFFPRVPSESIEVNLTMPSGTPFEITNQHITHLTKTAEQLREKYRDENTNESVIKNIMTVVGGRGGVSNQGSVEFEITPPEKRELKVTSEELAKQWRQLSGDIIGAETVEYRAERGRGGYPIDIQLTSSSMQTLNIVSNEIKKYLENFDTVFDISDSLSDGKEELKIELTKEGKLLGITKQEISSQIRAAIYGIEVQSIQRGRDDVKVMIRYEKEDRKSIANLNELIITTNNKDKIPLSNIATLVPSKGPSSILRTDRFRTINVTADIDKQNTNIFALQSDLESYLDELLLKYPDVKYSFEGEQKEQAETFGSLVYSLAFAIFAIYVLLAIPFKSYVQPLIVMSVIPFGIIGAVMGHWILGMDLTVLSLMGMLALMGVLVNDSLVLVDYINKTYEEKKDIMYAILNAGVARFRPVMLTSLTTFIGLVPLLFDKSTTAQFLIPMATSLGFGILFATFTTLILVPVHYLIVHNVVKYFKG from the coding sequence ATGATAGCTTGGTTTGCTAGAAATAGTGTTGCTGCTAATTTATTGATGGTAACAATTCTTGCTTTTGGATTATTTTCTTTATTTAAACTTATTCCTTTAGAAATTTTTCCTACTATTGAAAAAGATGAAGTAACTATAAGTATGAGTTTAAAAGGTGCAACACCTGAAGATGTTGAATCTTCTTTGACAATAAGAATAGAAGAATCAATAGCAGATTTAGAGGGAATTAAACAGATAAAAAGTACTTCAAGTGAAGGAAAGAGTTCTGTAAAAGTAGAGATAGACAAAGGTTATGATGCAAAAGTTTTATTAGCAGAGATTAAAAATAGAGTAGATGCTATAAATACTTTTCCAAGTGAAGCAGATAAAGCTGTGATTGAACAAACCATTAGAAAAAGAGATGTTATGGTTGTAACTCTTTCAAGTGATTATGATGAAAGAGAGATTAGAGAATATGCTCAAGAAATAAGAGATAGTATTGTTCAACTTGATGGGGTAACACAAGCTGAGTTGACAGGAGTTAGAGATTTTGAAATTAGTATTGAAATATCTCAAGATACTTTGATTCAGTATGATTTAACAATAGAGGACATCTCAAATGCTATAAATAACTCTAGTTTAGATTTATCTTCTGGAAATTTAAAAACAACAAATGGAGATGTATTAGTTAGAATAAAATCACAAGCATATACAAAAGATGAGTTTGAATCTATAATAGTAAAAAGAAATAGTGATGGGTCAATAGTTTTATTAAAAGATATAGCAAATGTAAATGATGGTTTTGAAGAAACACCAATAAGAAGTAGATTAAATGGTAAAAATTCAGTTTTTATAGATATTTATAGAGTTGGAAATGAAAGTGCAATTGCAGTTGCAAATGCTGTAAAAAAATATATTCAAGATAAACAAAGCAGTTTACCTCAAGGTTATGAACTTTCATATTGGGATGATGATTCTCAAATTGTAAAAAACAGATTATCGATTTTATTAAGTAGTGCCGTTCAAGGAAGTATTTTAATCATTATTTTATTAACACTATTTTTACGACCTGTTATTGCATTTTGGGTATTTATTGGAATTCCTATATCTTTTGCTGGAGCATTCTTTTTAATGCCAGTTTTTGATGTAACTTTAAATAATCTTAGTCTTTTTGGATTTATTTTAGTTTTAGGAATTGTAGTTGATGATGCTATTGTAACAGGTGAAAATATTTATACCCATTTAAAAAAATCACCATCAGGAGAAATGGCTGCAATAAATGGAACAATAGAAGTAGCACGACCTGTTACTTTTGGAGTTTTAACTACAATTGCCGCTTTTGTTCCTTTAGCTTTTGTTGAAGGTGATAGAAGTACACTTTTCACGCAAATTCCTTATGTGGTTATTCCTGTACTTATATTTTCATTGATTGAATCAAAATTTATTTTACCAGCTCATTTAAAACATATAAAATTAAGACAAGAAAAAAATAAAACTTCAAAATTAGAGGAATTTCAGCACAAATTTGCAGATGGTTTTGAAAGATTGATTTTAAAGTATTATAAACCAATTTTAAATTTAGCAATAAATAATAAATTTACAACAATTACAATATTTATGTCAATGCTTACATTGATTGTGGCTTTTTCTCTTGGAGGTTGGACTAAGTTTATTTTTTTCCCAAGAGTTCCTAGTGAATCAATAGAGGTTAATCTTACAATGCCAAGTGGAACACCTTTTGAGATTACAAATCAACATATAACTCACCTCACAAAAACAGCTGAACAATTAAGAGAAAAATATAGAGATGAAAATACAAATGAGAGTGTAATTAAAAATATCATGACAGTTGTTGGAGGAAGAGGTGGTGTTTCAAATCAAGGAAGCGTTGAGTTTGAAATAACACCACCTGAAAAAAGAGAGTTAAAAGTAACTTCTGAAGAGTTAGCAAAACAGTGGAGGCAACTAAGTGGAGATATAATTGGGGCTGAAACTGTGGAGTATAGAGCTGAAAGGGGAAGAGGTGGATATCCTATTGATATTCAGCTTACAAGTTCATCTATGCAAACTTTAAATATTGTATCTAATGAAATAAAAAAATATTTGGAAAATTTTGATACAGTTTTTGATATTTCAGACTCTTTAAGTGATGGAAAAGAGGAGTTGAAAATTGAACTTACAAAAGAAGGAAAACTTTTAGGAATTACTAAACAAGAAATCTCTTCTCAAATAAGAGCAGCAATTTATGGGATTGAAGTTCAAAGTATTCAAAGAGGAAGAGATGATGTAAAAGTAATGATTAGATATGAAAAAGAGGATAGAAAATCTATTGCAAATTTAAATGAACTTATAATTACTACAAATAACAAAGATAAAATTCCTTTAAGTAATATAGCTACATTAGTTCCAAGTAAAGGACCATCTTCTATTTTAAGAACTGATAGATTTAGAACTATAAATGTAACAGCAGATATAGATAAACAAAATACAAATATCTTTGCTTTACAAAGTGATCTTGAAAGTTATTTAGATGAATTATTACTTAAATATCCAGATGTAAAATATAGTTTTGAAGGAGAGCAAAAAGAACAAGCTGAAACTTTTGGTTCTTTAGTTTATTCTTTAGCTTTTGCAATTTTTGCAATTTATGTACTTTTAGCAATTCCCTTTAAATCATATGTTCAACCTTTAATTGTTATGAGTGTAATTCCTTTTGGAATAATTGGAGCTGTTATGGGGCATTGGATTTTAGGAATGGATTTAACAGTTTTAAGTTTGATGGGAATGCTAGCATTAATGGGAGTTTTAGTAAATGATTCTTTAGTTTTAGTGGATTATATAAATAAAACCTATGAAGAAAAAAAGGATATTATGTATGCTATTTTAAACGCTGGAGTTGCTAGATTTAGACCTGTAATGCTCACAAGTTTAACAACTTTTATAGGACTTGTTCCATTACTTTTTGACAAATCAACAACAGCACAATTTTTAATTCCTATGGCTACATCTTTAGGTTTTGGGATTTTATTTGCTACTTTTACAACATTGATTTTAGTACCAGTTCATTATTTAATAGTTCATAATGTAGTTAAATATTTTAAAGGATAA
- a CDS encoding class I SAM-dependent methyltransferase produces MKKREEGYVFDTSYPIHLQKEIQPIWLNHSATFLGLKSIDITREFTYCELGCATGLNLIFSALNNPTGYFIGVDFNEKHIKEAKKIVELIGIKNIEFIQSDFKSFSQRENIAFDFIVCHGTWSWISPIHQRSILEIVAKSLKEKGIFYLHYMCHPGSTSLLSVQKLLNVVDHHLNGSSKDNIKVGIDLFNQLNSAGTFIDYPNLDSIEKVFQQNDLDYLAHEFLTDFWNPQYSIDVHQFVAQTKASYIGSANLFDNLENISIPQNSQKVLKNISSPILKEYIKDLARNQKQRIDLFQKNPQLLTKEEHLKALNSMIFTLVDKNILTKEIKLSTPIGEIEIPKEITKAILEELSKKDCSFEELGKHKIFSNQIYLLFESIQMLMWNDTIFPKSKNYEFIDKKNFIKLKNHFPIIFRNYNYLNC; encoded by the coding sequence TTGAAAAAAAGAGAAGAAGGATATGTTTTTGATACTTCATATCCTATACATTTACAAAAAGAGATTCAACCAATTTGGTTGAATCATTCAGCAACATTTTTAGGTCTTAAAAGTATTGATATTACAAGAGAGTTTACTTATTGTGAATTAGGATGTGCCACAGGTTTGAATCTAATATTTTCTGCTTTAAATAATCCAACTGGCTATTTCATTGGAGTTGATTTTAATGAAAAACATATAAAAGAAGCTAAAAAAATAGTAGAGTTAATTGGAATTAAAAATATTGAATTTATTCAAAGTGATTTTAAAAGTTTTTCTCAAAGGGAAAATATAGCTTTTGATTTTATAGTTTGCCATGGAACTTGGTCTTGGATTTCACCTATTCATCAACGCTCAATTTTAGAGATAGTTGCAAAATCTCTAAAAGAAAAAGGGATTTTTTATTTACATTATATGTGTCATCCTGGTTCAACATCACTTCTTAGTGTTCAAAAGTTATTAAATGTTGTTGACCATCATTTAAATGGGAGTTCAAAAGATAATATAAAAGTTGGAATTGATTTATTTAACCAATTAAATAGTGCAGGAACATTTATAGATTATCCAAATTTAGACTCTATAGAAAAAGTATTTCAACAAAATGATTTAGATTATTTAGCCCATGAATTTTTGACAGATTTTTGGAATCCTCAATATTCAATAGATGTACATCAATTTGTAGCTCAAACAAAAGCATCTTATATAGGAAGTGCAAATTTATTTGATAATTTAGAAAATATTAGTATTCCTCAAAATTCTCAAAAAGTGTTAAAAAATATCTCTTCACCAATATTAAAAGAGTATATAAAAGATTTGGCAAGAAATCAAAAACAAAGGATAGATTTATTTCAAAAAAATCCTCAACTTCTAACTAAAGAAGAACATTTAAAAGCTTTAAACTCTATGATTTTTACATTAGTTGATAAAAATATTTTAACAAAAGAGATAAAACTTTCAACTCCAATTGGAGAGATAGAAATTCCAAAAGAGATAACAAAAGCTATATTAGAAGAGTTAAGTAAAAAAGATTGTTCTTTTGAAGAATTAGGAAAACATAAAATTTTTTCAAATCAAATATATTTGTTGTTTGAATCAATTCAAATGTTGATGTGGAATGATACAATTTTTCCGAAATCAAAAAATTATGAATTTATTGATAAAAAAAATTTTATTAAGTTAAAAAATCATTTTCCTATCATTTTTCGTAATTATAATTATCTTAATTGTTGA